The DNA segment CAAACCACAGCTTTTAAGTTGTGACCTTTGTGAACGCGTCAGACCCCGCTTTTCTGCCTTTTGTAGAGTTTAAGATGATGGCTGGGAGGAGTCAGAACCGAAGTTTTCATGGCGCAGCAGTCCAGCCTGTGGTGAACAGCCACATGTATCCGTTCGGGAATAACACGGACCCAGATATCTCGGAAGAAGATGGCGAGGTGTACGAGCTGCGaccgaggggaagagagaaaaaccgGAGGAGTTCATCAAGAGATAGATGTGATGATATTGTATTATTAACAAAGGATATTCAGGAGGGAGACACTTTAATTGCAATAGCCCTTCAATATTGCTGCTCAGtaagtttgctttttttttctttctagctaatgcattttaaaaaaaatctggatttAACCACGCTCCATTAATCTCAGTCTCTTAAATTTTAAATGATTTATGTGCAGCATTGACACCTGCCAAATTATGCTTGCAATCCAGGTCAGTGTGTCCATTGTAAATCCATAGGAGCAGGAAATGCAACTCTGAACTCCAGTATCCTTTCCTAAGAGTTAGTACTTAATTTTAAAAATGTACTTATCAGTGATGGTGAAGTAGTTTTTCTTGTGCCCAGGAGGTACATACTGGCCTGCCTCGAGGCAGTGTACTTATCAGTGATGGTGAAGTAGTTTTTCTTGTGCCCAGGAGGTACATACTGGCCTGCCTCGAGGCACAATTTTGGGGCTATAGTAAGGACTCCACTCAAATAGGGAATTTAAGCCCAAAATATTTCTTGGAAAATCCCAATAAATTCTACTCTTTAGTTTTCTACAATTGGATGCGTAGACTGAGAAGGAAAATGTCCATGTTTGTGGTCGGAAAAAAAGCTTACTGTGAAGCGGTGGAAACAGAACAGTATTAAGGGGAAAATCGTTCAAAGATAAGGGGTACATTTCTTTTTCAACTTTTCAGAAAGATTGCTTTAGAGTATTTTTGGTTAAGTGTCGTGTAGTGTGTTTCTTTAGATCTGGCATGTAGTTGGTCATGTCGCTGGGTTTTATTGTTTTACAGGTAGCAGATATCAAAAGGGTGAACAATCTTATAAGCGATCAAGACTTTTTTGCTTTGCGATCCGTCAAAATCCCAGTGAAGAAGTTCAGCGTGTTGACTGAAACGCACTACTCTCCCAAAGGACGACCGCCTTTACACCCTGCCGCTGCTGCAGACGCCCCAGGGCCCCAGGACGCCGCGCCAGCTTCCGATCCTTCCTCTCCTAACGAGACTGCCGGTGGCTTTCTCAAAGAAGTCGACCGGGACATCGAACAGATAGTCAGGTGTACAGACACCAAGAAGGAGAATCTCAACGAAGTGGTGTCCGCCTTGGCGACCCAACAGGTGTGTTTTGAACCCGAAGGCAAAAGCGTCCGGCGAAAAGACCCCTATTATGGTGCAGACTGGGGGATAGGTTGGTGGACGGCTGTGGTGATTATGTTGATAGTGGGCATCATCACGCCGGTGTTCTACTTGCTCTACTATGAAGTCTTAGTGAAAGTGGATGTCAGTCACCATTCGACGGTTGAATCTTCACAGTCGCATTCGGGAGTCACCCCCCCGTCGCCACAGAGAGAAGTGGGAAACGGACCCGCACTGACCCGAGGGCCGCACGGTGGCCTGCCGGACCATAAGCCCCCTGCTCAAAATTCTCAAGCCCCTGCTGCACGCCAGCATCTGACATAGCATTTGGTTGCAAACTATTTGACCACAAGTGCATCTGGAATGCAGCAAATTGGCCTGGCACGTGCAACCATTTTATCACTCTAAGGACAGTATTTCCATTTGTTAGGGGTGCCGAAGTTGATTTTtagcctttttgtttgtttgtttgagcCATTTACCCATGGATCATATGTGAGACTGGCTAGGTTTTCTGTTAATTCTATTTCGTGGACAGATTGCCTAGCCAGAGTTTTGGCTACAGCACTGTTTTGCCCCCAAAAGGATTTAAATAGACATAGAAAGTTCTAAATTTGCATCCTTATTCTTATTTAATGATAGCTGGCTTCTGTGAATTTTTATTTTCCtaagtagtttttttaaaaattttatttagGGCATTGATGTTCAGGTTATTAAATGGTAGTATTAGATATACACACCGAGAACAGCTCACTGATTACTGTGGAAAATACTGAAATTcattatctgaaatttattattTGTGATGATTGATTAAAATTGAGCAAATTTAGTTCTAGTCTAGAAGCATTTGGTGATACTACACTCTGACTAGGATGTTTGACATTTGAAaatatccaattttttttttatcaccgtCGGCACATGTAACCTAACGGATTGGGCAGAAAACCGAAATGTTTGGTAAGAGACCAGTGAACGTCCTATTTCGTGCAAAAGGAGTTTTTACTAAAAAAAAGTTGCTGTGATTTAGAGGTTCCTACCCTGGGTTGAGTTGGGAGGTGTGAAATCTCTGCAGCCCAGACAAGAAGTCTCAACTTTTATGCTTCAGTGTCTCCATCTGTAAGGCAATTCTTCTTGCCTCGGATCTGTAAGCCCTGTGAGGTTTTGAACAGACAGGTGCTTCGTCTATATAAAGTGTGATTGCAGAGGAAAtattttgcactaggccatgataaATCGTTGCTGCACCACATGTTAGTAGTGACttgttgattttattttaattttttgaaTTGGAAATATCCCTTCAGAGGGTCCCAAGTGTTAAAAACTGACCCCAGATTTCAGTTGTTCAGCATGAATCCATTGGTCTCGGCCAGAGTTGGTTTTATTGCCCTCCTATCTGTGTAGGTTCGTGTGTTGCCCAAAATTGTCAACTAAGCAGAATCAGGTTAAACAGGGTGATTTGTGCTTGTATCAGCAGGCCAAAAGGGTGCAGAGATCCGAAGGGTGGGGATCTCGTTGGTCTTTATTGATCCCTTATCCTCTTGATCtcttgatcatttttttttttaaaccaagggACTCTTACCCCCCTTGGGTGAGTAAGCTTGAGGAGTGAGTAGTCGTAGGAAGTAATCTGCTTTAGTAGGAGCGTGTCAGGGGGAGTTGGCGAGCAGAGAGCTGTGGAAGACCTTCTTGGGTCGATATGCTTCCTGTGATCAGGTCTGGGGAGCTTGGCTTGCCTACAATGTTTTTAGACCAGCTGCAATCTGCCTCTTGGTCGTAGGTGGATGAAACGAAACGCCTTGATCTCTCCTCTCGGTGAGAACCCGAAACAGAAGGGGTGCTGCAATAGGAGGCAggtggtgtggagtttggggtttgtttttttaacttaTCATTACAGTTGGTGTATTTTAACATGAGGTGTAAACCATCGACTCAGCCTGCACTTGTTGCCCACACAGTGATAAAGCTAGTGTAGGATTTCAGCTCCACTCAATTTGTAATGTGACAGGTGAGTAAACTTGGTAAATAGAGATTATATGATGTATTTTTAGGAACAAAACAAGCCCTTTctaagacagaagggaggggaggaaactcCTATCCCCTGATGATCTTTGCAGCTTACCAGAAAGTGTTAATAGTTAATGTTTTGACTGATAAAAATCTGAGAAACGAGCAACTGTCCATTTTTAGCCTAGCCGAATGCCTGTGTAATTATAAAAGGGCACTTTCTTAGTTTCTGAATCCTGACTGATGTTTGTGCTAAAGAGATCTTGAAGAGAAACCAATCTATTATTGAACCTACTTCTAATGCCTAGATTTCCTCTGTAGCTCTGCTTTTTAGATCTGTAAGGGATCTTTGGCAGAAACACTAAGGGGACTGTTGAACGTATTGCTGCTGCAAACGCCCCAGGCGGAATCTGAAAGACTTCATTCACTTCAGTCCCCAAATGGCCGCCCGGACAGACCCCAGGTAGCAATTTTAGGCACTGGGAGAATCGAGCACAGTATTAAACTAGTCCTAAGTTACATTGTACCGAGTATTAACCAGCTGCAGAAGTTAGAGTTGTAAACTAGGAGGGGGAAATCATTTGATGAAGAAGGCTTTTATCCGGTTCATCCTAAATTTGGTTGTTGGCATGGACATTTGTGGGATTCTACAAAAAGCGATCATTGCTTTTTGCCAGTGGTAGTGGAACCAGGAAATTAGAATCTGTGCAATCTCTGATAGGAAAGCTTTTTGACTTCCTCTTCATATGGCTGTTTGAAACATACTCTGCTTACAAGGAAAGTCAATTTAGTCCTTTTTTGCAAAATTTGTTAGTTTCTGAGGAAGGTAAAttgagcacaaaataaatacttttCAAAGTGCTAGACATTTTTCATGTAAATATTATATATCAGAGGGACCAAGCATTCTAATCGGGAAATGAAGCTTCTTTAACATAATAGTTTAGCGTATTGATGAATTGATAATTAATAACGGGTCCAAAATACTAAGAGAATTGGAGGTGATGAGGGGACTTCTATATCTTTCTAATATAAGCATACAGCCTGAACATTTTAGGTTCGACAAATGCTGGTTTGGAGACTGTTTTCTTAGATCAATTGTAAATTTAACACAGCAATGAAAATATTTTTGGTtaagagcaaaggaaaaaaatTTATTTTCTTACAGTAAGATTATTTTCATTGAATTTTAGTCAGTGACCTCAAAGATGATATGTGTGTGTTGGTGATCAACATTCTGATCCAAATAATCAGAAGTGTAattatgaggatttttttttttccatgtgaaAAGCAGTGCTACCTTTTGAGTCTTCATTTGTCACAGTGCAATAGCGTGAAACAAAGTTCCCTTGGGGACCATTCTGTTCTTtctggtgtctttttttttttaagtattgccTGACAGCGTCAGCACTTGCATGGACTGAACCACTATTTCGATGTTTGCTAAATTATTTTCACAGGTGGATCTTCGTCGAATGAACtgaattggggggaaaaaacattGAAGCAAGGGTAGATTGAAAATATTTTGCAGGATTCAACTGCACATAGAAAAGCAAATGTATAAATGGTGCACTATGGTGGGAATCGTGCTTAATGTTTGGAATTTCAACATAATGTTGCTCAGGAATCAGTATTTCTCTTCCAAGTATGTGCATATTGCACCTTTAGATGATAAGTAGAAATAATTGAATGCTTTATTTAAACGTATATTTTTATGCACACTAATGCTGTAAATGTTATTGTATAATGTATTTTCTATAAATTCAAAATGTATCTATTACAGAAAAGTTTGTCAGCGTGTACATCTTTAAAAAGAGGAGCTTTAAAGTTTTTGCTGCTTCAACTTTTCACATTTTAAGAGGTCTGAATGCAAAACATAATAAAGTTTCTATTTTATTATGTTGTCCAAAAAATTGGTCCATTCGATTGAATACTTCCCAAATTGGTTTTGCTTCTTTTTGGAACACGGTATTTTTGGTAAACGCCATTGTTTTAAGATCTATTGAAGAAAACTTAAATTCTAGATATATTGCTTGTTGTAAAACACATAAAGCCATCTCTTGCTTCATAAAAGGACtatccttcccacccaaaccctgtcctctccttgactttcccgtcactgtagacggcaccaccatccttcccgtttcacaagcctttaaccttggcatcatccttgactcctctctccttcaacccacatattcaatccatcaccaaattctgtcggtcccactggcacgacatcgctaaaacccGCCCTCTCTGCCCCATCCATACAGTCATCTTATCCCGCCTcagattcctgcatcagcctccctgctgaccttccaacctcctgtctctccacactccagtccaaatttcactccgctgcccggatcatctttctacaaaatcattcgtgtcaccaccccccccccccccgaaatctccagggattgcctatccacctctgtatcaaacagtttcatcaccctgccccctcttacttctctccttctacaacccagcacgcatACTCCGCTCCCCTAGTGCTAAACCCgatctcactgtatctcgatctcacctctcttgccccccacccctggcctggaatgccctccttcctctaatccgacaatgactccctccgccttcaaagccttaatgaaggcatatctcctctaagaggccttcccaaactaagccccactcttcctcatctcccacttccttctatatcaccctgacttggtacTTTTGCTCTTcaccctggctcccagccccat comes from the Ornithorhynchus anatinus isolate Pmale09 chromosome 1, mOrnAna1.pri.v4, whole genome shotgun sequence genome and includes:
- the LYSMD3 gene encoding lysM and putative peptidoglycan-binding domain-containing protein 3, with amino-acid sequence MMAGRSQNRSFHGAAVQPVVNSHMYPFGNNTDPDISEEDGEVYELRPRGREKNRRSSSRDRCDDIVLLTKDIQEGDTLIAIALQYCCSVADIKRVNNLISDQDFFALRSVKIPVKKFSVLTETHYSPKGRPPLHPAAAADAPGPQDAAPASDPSSPNETAGGFLKEVDRDIEQIVRCTDTKKENLNEVVSALATQQVCFEPEGKSVRRKDPYYGADWGIGWWTAVVIMLIVGIITPVFYLLYYEVLVKVDVSHHSTVESSQSHSGVTPPSPQREVGNGPALTRGPHGGLPDHKPPAQNSQAPAARQHLT